One segment of Halomonas sp. TD01 DNA contains the following:
- the mgtE gene encoding magnesium transporter, whose translation MRDEEKYTHSEEQLLYLQKRLDEEDTAALSELFAELDILSIARTLESFPTKTRDRLWEYIPEALLGEVLAEVDEDIRADYIEDLSASDVEQIVKGLDAQEVAEVLDVADDAIKTTVYASLDQEIRAQVENLHAYEDDVVGRYMDPETVNVKQGVSLEAVQRYIRIHHLLDDESQQIMITDKDKRLLGTLTLIDLIKQPQESIVDEYMDTPFTLNDQMKVSEAAALLRSKELPFVPVCDSDGLLVGQLNAADVLEITQDDADMTLKHMSGVSDEEEVFTPILRSAKSRGIWLGINLLTAFLAAFVIGQFEEVLDQIVALAILMPVVASMGGIAGSQTLTVVIRGLALGQLAGNNKQWLYNKELWVGMSNGLVWSLVVGGISYLWFSDPLITLVITLAIFVNMSLANLSGVLIPLVLKRLQIDPALSGAVILTTVTDVVGFLSFLGLATVIIL comes from the coding sequence ATGCGCGATGAGGAAAAATACACCCATTCAGAGGAGCAACTGCTCTATCTTCAAAAACGGTTAGATGAGGAAGATACCGCCGCCCTGAGCGAGCTGTTTGCTGAACTCGATATTTTGTCGATTGCGCGCACGCTTGAGTCTTTCCCAACCAAAACTCGCGACCGATTGTGGGAGTACATTCCTGAAGCACTGCTCGGCGAGGTGCTTGCCGAAGTCGATGAAGATATTCGTGCCGACTATATAGAAGATCTTTCAGCCAGCGATGTAGAACAAATCGTTAAAGGCCTGGACGCCCAGGAAGTAGCTGAAGTTCTCGACGTCGCCGACGATGCGATCAAAACGACCGTCTATGCCAGCCTAGACCAGGAGATCCGTGCCCAGGTTGAGAACCTTCATGCTTATGAAGATGACGTGGTCGGTCGTTACATGGACCCAGAGACGGTCAATGTAAAACAGGGCGTATCACTGGAGGCTGTACAGCGCTATATCCGCATTCATCACCTATTAGATGATGAGTCACAGCAGATCATGATTACCGATAAGGATAAGCGACTGCTGGGCACGCTGACGCTCATTGATCTCATCAAACAGCCTCAGGAGAGCATCGTTGATGAGTACATGGATACCCCCTTCACGCTAAATGACCAGATGAAGGTAAGTGAGGCTGCCGCACTACTCCGCTCTAAAGAGCTGCCGTTTGTTCCCGTTTGCGATAGTGACGGGCTATTAGTGGGTCAGTTGAACGCCGCTGATGTATTAGAAATCACCCAAGATGATGCTGATATGACGTTAAAACACATGTCAGGCGTCAGCGATGAAGAAGAAGTCTTCACTCCGATACTCCGCAGCGCAAAGAGCCGTGGAATTTGGCTGGGCATTAACCTGCTCACCGCTTTTTTAGCGGCCTTCGTGATTGGGCAGTTTGAGGAGGTACTGGATCAAATTGTAGCGCTGGCCATCTTAATGCCGGTAGTCGCGAGTATGGGTGGGATTGCGGGCAGCCAAACACTCACTGTGGTGATACGCGGCTTAGCGCTCGGCCAGCTCGCCGGTAATAACAAACAGTGGCTCTATAACAAAGAGCTGTGGGTGGGGATGAGTAACGGCTTAGTGTGGTCGCTGGTCGTTGGCGGTATTTCTTATCTGTGGTTCAGCGACCCGCTGATTACGCTGGTGATTACGTTAGCCATCTTTGTGAATATGAGCCTAGCGAACTTATCGGGTGTGCTGATTCCCTTAGTGTTGAAAAGGTTGCAAATAGATCCCGCATTATCAGGCGCCGTCATTTTAACCACTGTCACTGATGTGGTCGGTTTCCTGTCGTTCTTGGGGCTGGCGACAGTGATTATTTTGTGA
- a CDS encoding TonB-dependent receptor domain-containing protein, which produces MKPTHTLGLCLTLLPLLPAYANDTDLDPVTVTGTRAPTDLSRAPLIIDIIDRQDATLATASRVEDVLSRQPGLHVAGQGRRNGQTLSMRGFGRNGVLVRLDGVRQDISTGHVGNFFLDPALIQEVQIARGSLSSLYGSNAMGGVVSFTSVEASDLLAPGEDSGARLSLGGATANNELRGSLTAFGRRDTANGQVDGLFSVGRSESGDIRRAGGDEAVEDASLNSLLLKGGWMPNDEQRVFISWQHYDERATQPANPQQLSTSASNPLRDRDVESNNVQLGHRWQPSGATEITSQLTFSQQDIDEPQASRTLERVGLQSDGYHSIDHGWLSQTLVFGAELEQARQRPDGEANGFPKADIDTQAAYLDTTLTAGSYLAEGGAGQFDVGIGARYDRYDASGQNDADSVHDQVSPRFRLAWRPDDSLMLFSGYAEAFRAPSLSELYANERHFAGFCAGPFFCTPDNYWIPNPSLSPETSRTWESGVVWHQGDWQVRASYFDTRADDFIDTQVDIMAGTTQAVNVQRAQLWGYDARLTWQPNAFPLLTSFVGLSEVSGKDRDSGEALGSQTPLEMTLGSDVALYNSAVRVGWQGRFAQAFDKQGDDERLPGYGLHDIHLAWQITPAIDTALRLANLGDKVWYRPDGSLGDGRSLFATLNWQW; this is translated from the coding sequence ATGAAACCAACTCACACGTTAGGCCTTTGCCTTACCTTACTTCCTCTATTGCCCGCCTACGCCAATGACACGGATTTAGATCCCGTCACGGTAACAGGTACCCGAGCACCGACGGATCTGTCCCGCGCACCGCTGATTATCGACATCATTGACCGCCAAGACGCAACGCTTGCCACTGCGAGCCGCGTTGAAGACGTGCTGAGCCGCCAGCCTGGCCTGCATGTTGCTGGCCAAGGACGCCGTAACGGCCAAACGCTGAGTATGCGTGGCTTCGGGAGAAATGGTGTACTGGTGCGCCTGGATGGCGTTCGCCAAGATATTTCCACCGGACATGTGGGCAACTTTTTTCTAGACCCAGCGCTGATTCAAGAAGTGCAGATTGCCCGTGGCTCGCTTTCCAGTCTGTACGGTAGCAACGCCATGGGCGGCGTTGTTAGCTTTACCAGTGTCGAGGCCAGCGACCTGTTAGCCCCAGGTGAAGATAGCGGTGCACGTCTTTCCCTAGGTGGGGCGACGGCTAACAACGAGCTACGCGGCAGCCTGACCGCGTTTGGCCGCCGCGACACGGCTAATGGGCAAGTGGATGGGCTATTTTCTGTGGGCCGCAGCGAGTCCGGCGATATTCGTCGCGCGGGCGGTGATGAAGCAGTAGAAGATGCCAGCCTCAATAGCCTGCTGCTCAAAGGCGGCTGGATGCCAAATGACGAACAGCGGGTGTTTATTAGCTGGCAGCACTATGACGAGCGCGCCACCCAACCCGCTAATCCGCAGCAGCTATCAACCAGCGCTAGCAACCCATTACGCGACCGTGATGTTGAGAGCAATAACGTACAGCTTGGCCACCGCTGGCAACCGAGTGGTGCCACCGAAATCACCTCACAGCTCACTTTTAGCCAACAAGATATCGACGAGCCACAGGCTAGCCGTACCCTTGAACGAGTTGGCCTGCAGAGCGACGGCTATCACAGCATCGATCACGGCTGGCTTTCACAAACGCTGGTGTTTGGTGCCGAGCTAGAACAGGCCCGTCAGCGGCCTGATGGTGAAGCGAATGGTTTCCCCAAGGCAGATATTGATACCCAAGCGGCATATTTAGACACGACCCTCACTGCCGGTAGCTACTTGGCTGAAGGCGGCGCGGGGCAGTTTGACGTTGGCATAGGCGCTCGCTACGACCGCTATGACGCCAGCGGTCAAAACGATGCCGACAGCGTGCACGACCAAGTGTCGCCGCGCTTCCGCCTTGCCTGGCGACCCGACGACTCCTTGATGCTTTTCTCAGGCTACGCCGAAGCCTTCCGCGCGCCCAGCCTTTCCGAGCTTTACGCTAACGAGCGCCACTTTGCTGGGTTCTGTGCAGGGCCATTTTTCTGTACGCCCGACAACTACTGGATTCCCAACCCTAGCCTTTCCCCCGAAACCAGCCGCACATGGGAAAGCGGTGTGGTGTGGCACCAAGGCGACTGGCAGGTGCGCGCCAGCTACTTCGACACCCGTGCAGACGACTTCATCGACACTCAGGTCGATATCATGGCGGGCACAACTCAAGCCGTAAACGTGCAGCGTGCTCAGCTATGGGGCTATGACGCCCGACTTACTTGGCAACCTAACGCATTCCCGCTGCTGACCAGCTTTGTAGGTCTTTCAGAGGTATCTGGAAAGGATCGCGACAGCGGTGAGGCTCTGGGTAGCCAAACGCCCCTGGAAATGACACTGGGCAGTGACGTCGCGCTTTATAACAGCGCTGTACGGGTCGGCTGGCAAGGCCGTTTTGCTCAGGCGTTCGACAAACAGGGCGACGATGAACGCCTGCCAGGCTATGGGCTGCACGATATACACCTTGCCTGGCAAATCACCCCCGCTATTGATACCGCACTGCGCCTCGCCAACCTCGGCGACAAAGTGTGGTATCGACCTGATGGCAGCCTGGGCGACGGGCGCAGCCTGTTCGCCACCCTCAACTGGCAGTGGTAA
- a CDS encoding heme degradation protein produces MIESQQIAILEAFDAARAAQHRLPAIDIAERLSISEGELQAARLGRDVWTLPLAPKDLAARLPLLGRVKALTRSRLAVLEQTGDYPDLDGGPQTGLLLDPGGLDLRLLYSHWHWACLIRDPIHDPIHDPVRDSLPTENEQGKWRWSLQVFNQHGCAIHKSFALENPLPRPWGALAALGTMDAPAFTQCIPRLKRALPEAPMLASEWGSMRDVHQFFALLQRHHLERIEANQLMEGRYTRALPVDALENLLTKASQRALPLMLFVASPGCVQIRTGTLPEPQRARGWLNLFGEQFTLHLNDTAIEQVWQVSKPNRDGGVTSVEAFDAEGSLVLQIYAERQEGRVERPEWRQLLNELGSQEAVA; encoded by the coding sequence ATGATTGAGTCTCAGCAGATCGCAATTCTTGAAGCCTTTGACGCAGCTCGAGCAGCGCAGCATCGCCTGCCAGCGATTGATATTGCCGAGCGCTTATCAATCAGTGAAGGCGAACTTCAGGCAGCGCGCTTAGGCCGTGACGTGTGGACGCTGCCCCTTGCGCCGAAAGACCTTGCGGCTCGCCTCCCCCTGTTAGGCCGAGTCAAAGCGCTCACCCGCTCTCGTTTAGCCGTGCTCGAGCAAACCGGTGATTACCCTGACCTGGACGGCGGGCCGCAAACCGGCTTGCTGCTTGACCCAGGCGGCCTAGATTTACGGTTACTGTATTCCCATTGGCACTGGGCCTGCCTGATCCGCGACCCTATCCATGACCCTATCCATGACCCTGTCCGTGACTCCCTGCCAACAGAGAATGAACAAGGCAAGTGGCGTTGGAGTCTGCAAGTTTTTAACCAGCATGGCTGTGCCATTCACAAAAGCTTTGCGCTGGAAAATCCGCTGCCTCGCCCATGGGGCGCATTAGCCGCCCTAGGCACCATGGACGCCCCGGCGTTTACCCAGTGCATACCCCGTTTAAAGCGTGCCCTCCCGGAAGCACCTATGCTAGCCAGCGAATGGGGATCAATGCGCGATGTGCACCAATTCTTCGCCTTGCTTCAGCGCCACCATCTAGAGCGCATTGAAGCCAACCAGCTAATGGAAGGCCGTTATACTCGCGCGTTGCCCGTCGATGCTCTGGAAAATCTGTTAACCAAAGCAAGTCAGCGCGCACTGCCACTGATGCTGTTCGTGGCAAGCCCCGGCTGTGTACAAATTCGCACTGGCACGCTACCTGAACCTCAGCGCGCCCGCGGATGGCTGAACCTGTTTGGCGAGCAGTTCACGCTGCACCTTAATGACACCGCCATTGAGCAAGTGTGGCAGGTCAGCAAGCCTAACCGTGACGGTGGCGTCACCAGTGTAGAAGCCTTTGATGCAGAGGGGTCTTTGGTGCTGCAAATTTACGCTGAGCGCCAGGAAGGTCGCGTGGAGCGTCCCGAGTGGCGGCAGTTGCTGAATGAACTCGGCAGCCAAGAGGCCGTGGCATGA
- a CDS encoding ATP-binding cassette domain-containing protein has product MLTLHQAGFTTTPSIAPLDGTLRPGELLAIVGPNGAGKSTLLSMLSGFRPCEQGELHLDGKRLSDWPISELANRRALVAQQELLGFDWQTCELMSLGSNPSSTLVAELLHDLDLTHLAKRSVLSLSGGERQRVMIARGACQLLSRRAPTAKDGGLLLLDEPTSALDIGQQQRLMRQLRTWAERHHMAIVCVLHDLNLAGTYADRVWLLHQGQRIAHGSPAEVLDPQRIAAIYHADITALSHPTSHRTNGTPWLALDH; this is encoded by the coding sequence ATGCTAACCCTACATCAAGCTGGTTTCACCACCACGCCCTCTATCGCGCCGCTGGACGGCACCCTTCGCCCTGGAGAACTGCTCGCTATTGTTGGGCCTAACGGCGCGGGCAAAAGCACCTTACTTAGCATGCTGTCGGGGTTTCGCCCTTGTGAACAAGGCGAGCTACACCTGGATGGAAAGCGTCTGAGTGATTGGCCAATCAGCGAGCTTGCCAATCGCCGGGCGCTAGTGGCCCAACAGGAGTTACTCGGCTTTGATTGGCAAACCTGTGAGCTGATGAGTTTAGGCAGCAATCCAAGCAGCACACTTGTTGCAGAGCTACTGCATGATTTAGACCTGACGCACCTTGCCAAACGCAGCGTGCTTTCGCTCTCTGGCGGCGAACGCCAACGGGTAATGATTGCGCGGGGTGCCTGTCAGCTACTCTCTCGACGCGCACCCACCGCCAAAGATGGCGGACTTTTACTGCTGGATGAACCCACTAGCGCTCTGGATATCGGTCAGCAGCAGCGCTTAATGCGTCAACTGCGCACCTGGGCAGAACGACATCATATGGCGATTGTCTGCGTGCTTCACGACCTCAACTTAGCTGGCACCTACGCCGACCGAGTGTGGCTGTTGCATCAAGGTCAGCGTATTGCTCACGGCTCGCCCGCTGAGGTACTTGATCCGCAACGCATAGCGGCTATCTATCATGCCGATATTACTGCACTGAGCCACCCCACATCACACCGTACGAACGGTACCCCCTGGCTAGCGCTAGATCATTGA
- a CDS encoding DUF6482 family protein has protein sequence MSSTLPARLTLEELLQRSQTSAPRPEVELLGLDMGWYIVRLHHNDSVSLLVDSQGETKRFSGTQCVSRALAPLGFTHGVLTWADAVDEMIGNDTPPVSAQQRMAYGVRVAFETRH, from the coding sequence ATGTCCTCAACGCTCCCAGCGCGTCTTACCCTTGAAGAACTTTTACAACGCTCACAAACCTCCGCGCCGCGTCCTGAAGTAGAGCTGCTTGGGCTCGACATGGGCTGGTATATCGTGCGATTGCATCACAATGACTCGGTTAGTTTACTGGTCGATTCCCAAGGTGAAACCAAGCGCTTTAGCGGTACCCAATGTGTCAGCCGCGCACTGGCGCCACTTGGCTTTACCCACGGCGTTCTCACTTGGGCAGACGCCGTCGACGAAATGATCGGCAACGACACCCCGCCAGTTTCGGCTCAACAACGCATGGCTTACGGCGTTCGCGTTGCGTTTGAGACACGGCACTGA
- a CDS encoding Gfo/Idh/MocA family protein produces the protein MKTLKIGLIGTGFMGKAHAIAFNAASSVFELPAKPVCELLADVNLATAESRARAWGFARATDDWRALVEDSEVDVVDICAPNFLHKEMALAAIAAGKHVYAEKPLALSTADADEMVAAAEKAGVKTLVGFNYIRNSATQLARQIVASGEIGELIHFRGRHNEDYLLDPHKPHDWHTKRAAAGAGALGDVGSHILNMAEFLTGQRITEVCGQLQIVIPTRPKADGSGMAAVENDDQAQAMLRFDQGLIGNIETSRVAAGRKMGLAYTLTGTKGAIVFDQERMSELQLYRHGDAHGRRGFTTLLAGPEHPDYAAFSPAPGHGLGYNDQKIIEVRDLVEGIINHRPLYPDFREAARVNRLIDAIESSNKQGMWVAV, from the coding sequence ATGAAAACCCTCAAGATTGGCCTAATCGGCACCGGCTTTATGGGCAAAGCTCACGCCATTGCCTTTAATGCGGCGTCCAGCGTTTTTGAACTGCCCGCCAAGCCCGTTTGCGAACTGCTTGCGGACGTTAACCTTGCCACTGCAGAGAGCCGGGCGCGGGCCTGGGGATTTGCCCGAGCCACCGACGATTGGCGCGCTTTGGTAGAAGATAGTGAGGTGGACGTGGTGGATATCTGCGCGCCCAACTTCCTGCATAAAGAGATGGCGCTGGCCGCCATTGCCGCTGGTAAGCATGTTTACGCCGAAAAACCGCTGGCGCTGAGCACGGCAGACGCTGACGAGATGGTCGCCGCGGCTGAAAAGGCGGGCGTCAAAACCCTGGTAGGCTTTAACTACATTCGCAATTCCGCCACCCAGTTGGCTCGTCAGATTGTTGCCAGCGGTGAAATTGGTGAGCTGATTCACTTTCGTGGACGGCACAATGAGGATTACCTGCTCGACCCGCACAAGCCCCATGACTGGCATACCAAGCGGGCGGCCGCTGGGGCCGGTGCGTTAGGTGATGTGGGGTCGCATATCCTCAATATGGCCGAATTTTTAACCGGGCAGCGCATTACCGAGGTATGCGGCCAACTGCAAATCGTCATACCCACTCGGCCTAAGGCCGATGGCAGCGGTATGGCTGCGGTAGAGAACGATGACCAGGCCCAGGCCATGCTGCGGTTTGACCAGGGGTTAATCGGTAATATCGAAACATCACGGGTGGCGGCTGGCCGCAAAATGGGCTTGGCCTACACGCTAACGGGCACCAAAGGCGCCATTGTGTTTGACCAGGAGCGCATGAGCGAGCTGCAGCTATATCGCCACGGCGACGCCCACGGCAGGCGCGGGTTCACTACGCTGTTAGCGGGCCCGGAACACCCCGACTATGCCGCGTTCAGCCCCGCGCCGGGGCACGGTCTGGGCTATAACGATCAGAAGATTATCGAGGTGCGCGACCTGGTGGAGGGCATCATCAACCACCGCCCCCTCTATCCTGACTTCCGCGAAGCCGCACGGGTGAATCGTTTGATTGATGCGATTGAGTCCTCAAATAAACAAGGTATGTGGGTAGCTGTATAA
- a CDS encoding heme/hemin ABC transporter substrate-binding protein, whose translation MNVTRFACQSFAALLIGWLTTGGALANERWVILGGDIAETIAALGADIEVVARDDTVFHPPEMAALPSVGYLRQLSAESVLSVAPDRVLAAGHSGPKEVLEQLEAVGVTVDVIDAPADLSSIAEKVRTVAQHTQRQQRGDELAASLTATLERLAALPPLPDTRAMFILHHSGLTPRVAGSDTAAHIALDAVGLDNAFGDMTGYQSVAAEALAKEAPALVIMSQRGLDALGGESALWQLPGMRLTPAGREQRLIVIDDQALLGFGPRTPDQLFTLRQNIEALLGTEQASR comes from the coding sequence ATGAATGTCACACGCTTCGCATGCCAGTCGTTTGCCGCGCTACTGATTGGCTGGTTAACCACTGGCGGGGCGCTAGCCAATGAACGCTGGGTCATTCTGGGCGGCGATATCGCTGAAACTATCGCCGCGCTTGGCGCGGATATCGAGGTCGTTGCCCGCGACGATACGGTGTTCCACCCGCCAGAAATGGCCGCACTGCCTTCCGTAGGCTATCTGCGCCAGCTGTCGGCAGAAAGCGTACTCTCAGTGGCGCCGGATCGTGTGTTAGCAGCGGGACATTCCGGCCCAAAAGAGGTGTTGGAACAGCTAGAGGCCGTGGGTGTAACGGTTGATGTGATTGATGCCCCTGCTGACCTTTCCTCGATTGCCGAGAAAGTCCGCACAGTAGCTCAGCACACGCAACGCCAACAAAGGGGTGACGAGTTGGCAGCCTCACTCACCGCAACGCTTGAGCGCTTGGCGGCTCTTCCCCCGCTGCCTGATACGCGTGCGATGTTTATTCTTCACCATAGTGGGCTAACACCGCGAGTCGCCGGCAGCGATACCGCCGCTCATATAGCCTTGGATGCCGTTGGCCTCGACAATGCCTTTGGCGATATGACTGGCTATCAAAGTGTCGCGGCAGAGGCGCTGGCAAAAGAAGCACCCGCGCTGGTGATTATGTCCCAGCGGGGGTTAGACGCGTTGGGCGGTGAAAGCGCGCTATGGCAGTTACCGGGGATGCGCTTAACGCCCGCAGGGCGCGAACAGCGGCTTATTGTGATTGATGATCAGGCGCTACTCGGCTTTGGCCCCCGCACGCCTGACCAGCTATTTACCCTACGCCAAAACATTGAAGCGCTACTTGGCACAGAGCAGGCTAGCCGATGA
- the hemP gene encoding hemin uptake protein HemP: MQPRKKDVSPEGSPSASREVTSQALLDQDGQLVIHHEQRRYVLRRTKSGKLILTA, from the coding sequence ATGCAGCCTAGGAAAAAAGATGTTTCGCCAGAAGGCTCACCTAGCGCATCTCGCGAGGTGACAAGTCAGGCGCTGCTTGATCAAGACGGTCAGTTGGTTATTCACCATGAACAGCGACGCTATGTGCTGCGCCGCACGAAAAGCGGCAAGCTGATCTTAACAGCGTAA
- a CDS encoding CoA-acylating methylmalonate-semialdehyde dehydrogenase, producing MKTLSHYLNGQLSAGQSQRTSPVYNPATGEQSAQVALATADETREAVRIADEAFVAWSKTSPLKRSRILFKFKALVEEHTDELARLISSEHGKVFSDAKGEVTRGLEVVEFACGIPHLQKGEHSMNVGTGVDSYSMMQPLGVCAGISPFNFPAMVPMWMFPIALACGNTFVMKPSEKDPSTPLRLAELLSEAGLPDGVFNVVNGDKEAVDVLLTDERVQAVSFVGSTPIAEYIYATASAHGKRVQALGGAKNHMVIMPDADLDQAVGALMGAAYGSAGERCMAISVAVPVGEDTANRLREKLVAELDKLTVGPGLVDGPDNDMGPLITREHLEKVAGYIQVGVDEGAELVVDGRQTAVDGAGDGYFIGGSLFDHVTPSMRIHSEEIFGPVLAIARVASFDEAVSMINAHEYGNGTAIFTRDGDAARQYCEQIQVGMVGVNVPIPVPMAFHSFGGWKRSLFGPLHMHGPDGVRFYTRMKTITQRWPSGIREETNHFTMPTM from the coding sequence ATGAAGACGCTATCCCACTATCTTAATGGTCAGCTCTCTGCCGGTCAGAGCCAGCGCACTTCGCCGGTTTATAACCCGGCCACCGGTGAGCAGAGCGCCCAGGTGGCGCTGGCCACCGCTGATGAAACCCGCGAAGCGGTGCGCATCGCCGATGAGGCCTTTGTCGCCTGGTCAAAAACCTCGCCGCTGAAGCGTTCGCGTATCCTATTTAAATTTAAAGCGCTGGTTGAGGAGCACACCGATGAGCTGGCGCGCCTGATCTCCAGCGAACACGGCAAGGTGTTTTCAGACGCCAAAGGTGAAGTGACCCGGGGCCTGGAAGTGGTCGAGTTTGCCTGCGGCATTCCCCACCTGCAGAAGGGCGAGCACTCCATGAACGTCGGCACCGGCGTTGATAGCTATTCGATGATGCAGCCGCTGGGCGTGTGCGCCGGTATCTCGCCGTTCAACTTCCCCGCCATGGTGCCCATGTGGATGTTCCCCATTGCACTGGCCTGCGGCAACACCTTCGTCATGAAGCCTTCGGAAAAAGATCCCTCCACGCCGCTGCGCTTAGCCGAGCTGTTAAGCGAAGCGGGCCTGCCTGATGGCGTCTTTAACGTCGTCAATGGTGATAAAGAAGCGGTAGATGTGCTGCTCACCGATGAGCGTGTTCAGGCGGTCAGCTTTGTCGGCTCCACACCCATCGCCGAGTACATCTACGCTACCGCATCAGCCCATGGCAAGCGTGTTCAGGCCCTGGGCGGGGCTAAAAACCATATGGTGATCATGCCCGATGCGGATCTCGATCAAGCCGTGGGTGCCCTGATGGGCGCGGCCTATGGCTCGGCAGGCGAGCGCTGCATGGCGATTTCTGTGGCCGTGCCCGTAGGCGAAGATACCGCCAACCGTCTGCGTGAAAAGCTGGTGGCCGAACTGGATAAACTCACGGTCGGGCCAGGCCTGGTTGATGGCCCGGATAACGATATGGGGCCGCTGATCACCCGCGAGCATCTTGAGAAAGTGGCGGGCTATATCCAGGTCGGCGTGGATGAAGGCGCAGAGCTTGTGGTCGACGGTCGCCAGACAGCGGTTGACGGTGCAGGCGATGGTTACTTTATCGGCGGCAGCCTGTTTGACCATGTCACGCCCAGCATGCGTATTCACTCCGAGGAGATCTTTGGTCCGGTGCTGGCCATTGCTCGCGTGGCGAGCTTCGACGAAGCGGTCAGCATGATCAACGCTCATGAATACGGCAACGGCACGGCAATCTTTACCCGCGACGGCGATGCGGCGCGTCAGTACTGCGAGCAGATCCAGGTCGGTATGGTCGGCGTTAACGTACCTATCCCGGTACCCATGGCGTTCCACAGTTTTGGCGGTTGGAAGCGCTCGCTGTTTGGCCCGCTGCACATGCACGGCCCCGACGGTGTGCGTTTCTACACCCGTATGAAAACCATCACTCAACGCTGGCCCAGCGGCATTCGTGAAGAGACCAACCACTTCACCATGCCGACCATGTAA
- a CDS encoding FecCD family ABC transporter permease: MITSASHDRYRPSLPLNRATRVLSGLTLALLIALGWGAASGALGVSPWALINGSADELSVQVWWQLRLPRLLLGVAVGAMLAGSGAAMQGLFRNPLADPTLLGLASGAGLFVALWIVLFQGSAAGSLYGQFAAGFLGALSVCLVVFGIAKRQGGGSAAVMSLLLAGLAINTLAGAGGGVLAFIASDEQLRQLSLWGMGTLTNALWRTTALALVLIAVALWLLIRSARELDLLQLGESTAHAAGLDATRLKRRVVVATSLGVGLCVALTGVIGFLGLLIPHCLRLWLGPGHRLLLPASMLGGALLLVVADTLARTLGAPAEIPVGLLTSLLGGPYFLYLLMRRNRAC, from the coding sequence ATGATTACCAGCGCTTCCCATGATCGTTATCGGCCCTCACTCCCGCTTAACCGAGCCACACGTGTGTTGAGTGGCCTGACACTGGCACTATTAATTGCCCTGGGCTGGGGTGCGGCTTCAGGCGCGCTAGGCGTGTCACCCTGGGCACTTATCAATGGCAGCGCGGACGAGCTCAGTGTCCAAGTGTGGTGGCAGCTACGCCTACCGCGCCTACTTCTGGGGGTTGCCGTGGGGGCGATGCTGGCGGGCAGTGGTGCCGCCATGCAGGGGCTATTTAGAAACCCATTGGCCGACCCAACGCTATTAGGCCTTGCCAGTGGTGCAGGGCTATTTGTAGCACTTTGGATTGTGCTATTTCAGGGCAGCGCTGCCGGTAGCCTCTATGGCCAGTTTGCGGCTGGGTTCCTAGGGGCACTTAGCGTTTGCTTAGTGGTATTTGGCATTGCCAAGCGCCAAGGTGGTGGCAGTGCCGCCGTGATGTCGCTGCTGCTAGCAGGCTTGGCAATCAACACCTTAGCTGGCGCTGGGGGCGGCGTACTGGCGTTTATTGCCAGCGATGAGCAGCTACGCCAGCTAAGTCTCTGGGGGATGGGCACGCTTACCAACGCTCTGTGGCGCACCACGGCCTTAGCCCTTGTCCTTATTGCTGTTGCCCTATGGCTGTTAATACGCAGCGCTCGTGAGCTTGATCTACTTCAGCTAGGCGAATCTACCGCCCATGCGGCAGGCTTGGATGCAACGCGCTTAAAACGCCGTGTGGTTGTTGCTACCTCGCTTGGCGTAGGGCTGTGCGTCGCGCTGACCGGCGTAATTGGCTTTCTTGGCTTGCTCATCCCCCACTGCCTACGACTTTGGCTCGGGCCTGGCCATCGCCTGCTGCTACCCGCCTCTATGTTAGGCGGTGCACTACTGCTAGTGGTGGCCGATACCCTGGCGCGCACCCTAGGTGCCCCTGCCGAAATTCCTGTCGGGCTGTTAACCAGCTTACTGGGTGGCCCTTACTTTCTTTACCTCCTAATGCGTCGGAATCGGGCATGCTAA